The following DNA comes from Sinorhizobium mexicanum.
TCGGCGCCTGCCATCAAGCCCAGCTCGGTGGCGGCAATACCGGTGCCGCGGTCGTTGTGCGGATGCAGCGAGATGATCAGGTTCTCGCGGTTGTCGAGGTTGCGGCACATCCACTCGATCTGGTCGGCATAGATGTTCGGCGTCGCCATCTCGACGGTCGAGGGCAGATTGATGATCAGCTTGTTGTCCGCCGTCGGCCTGACGATTTCGGTGACGGCGTTGCAGATCTCCAGCGCCACTTCGAGCTCGGTGCCGGTGAAGCTTTCCGGCGAATATTCGAAGCGGTAACCGCCGCCGGCCTTCGCCGCCATGTCGGTGATCATCTTGGCGGCATCGGTCGCGATCTGCTTGATGCCGACGACGTCCTTGCCGAACACCACGCGGCGCTGCAACTCGCTGGTCGAGTTGTAGAAATGAACGATCGGCTTATGGGCGCCGCGGAGCGCCTCGAACGTGCGGGCGATCAGTTCCGGCCGGCATTGCACCAGCACCTGCAGCGAGACGTCGTCAGGGACGTTGCCCTCCTCCACGCACCAGCGGGCGAAGTCGAAGTCCGTCTGCGAGGCGGAGGGGAAGCCTATCTCGATTTCCTTGAAGCCCATGTCGACCAGCAGGTGGAACATCCGCGCCTTGCGGTCGTGCCCCATCGGGTCGACGAGCGCCTGGTTGCCGTCGCGCAGATCCACCGAGCACCAGATCGGAGCTTGCGTGATGGTCTTGGATGGCCAGGTACGGTCCTGCAGCGCGATCTGCGGGTAAGGTTGATATTTCACCGCCGCGTCGGGCATACCGGACTTAATGGAATGCGATTTCAGAATCATTGCAGCTTCTCTTCGTCACTGGAGCGTGGCTTGCCGCATGCAATAGCCGATCATCGAAGTCATTGCGATGCCTAATGCCGCGTGGGCCGCGCCTTTTGTTTCAGCTCTCTTGGGATTCGAGGAGCATCTGCCGGCTAGGCTTTTCGGCCGCCGGGCGCTCCTCAGCGAACCCGGCAACCGCGAATAAGGCCGAGAAGAAGAAGCGATGCAAGCGCACGGGACGGCGCACGATTGTCATCGTGTCCGGGGAAGATCGCTGCGATCTTATGTGCGTTCGCGCTGGTCATGCGAAAGCCTATACACGGCCTGCCGAAACAGGGCAAGGGCGACGGCGTCAATATCGCGCCGAAGCGGTTGCACCCGCAGCGAGAGCAAAGCAAGGAAAAAGGCACCGGCGCGTGGCCGATGCCTTTCCATGTGATTTGCGGCTATCGTCAGACGTCGGCGATCGACGTGATGATCCGCGAAACGAGGCCGTAGGACTTCGCCTCCTCGGCGGAAAGCCAGTAGTCGCGGTCAGTATCCTTGGCGATCTTCTCGACCGGCTGGCCGGTTGCTTCGGAGAAGATCTTGTTCAGGCGCTCGTTCATCTTGAGGATTTCCCGTGCCTGGATCTCGATATCGGAGGCCATGCCGCGTGTGCCGCCCGACGGTTGGTGCAGCAGGAAGCGCGTGTTCGGCAGGCAAAGGCGCCGTTCCTTCGGCGCGCCGACATAGATCAGGGCGCCGGCGGAGGCGACCCAGCCGGTGCCGATCGTCCATACCTTCGGCTTCACGAATTTGATCATGTCGTGAATGCTGTCGCCGGACTCGACGTGGCCACCGGGAGAATTGACGAAAATGCGGATATCGTCATCGCTGGCGGAAGCGAGCGCCACGAGTTGCGAGCAAACCTTCTGCGCCAGGTCCTGGGTGATCGTCCCGTAGATGAAAATCGAACGCGACTTGAAAAGGTTCGCCTCCGTTTCCTTGCCGAGCGGCAATTCGGTCTTCTTTTCTTCCTGTTCGTCGTCGTTCCGCATTCTTCGGACTCCTCATGAAATGTCTACAAAGTGAGATAATGCGACTCGACCGCGAAGACAATGCAGCAAACCGAACCGTGAACCAGGGCGACCGGCCGGCTTGCTTCCATCGTGCCGCGTCATCGACAGTTAGGAACCTCGTCAGCCTTCACCCGCGTCCCCGATAGGTCGGCACACCCTGATCCGGCAGCCAGACACCCTCCGGCAGCTTGCCCGTCTGCCAGAAGACGTCGATCGGAATGCCGCCACGCGGATACCAATAGGCGCCGATCCTCAGCCACTTCGGCGAAAGCAGCGACACCAGCCTCTTGGCGATATCAATGGTGCAATCCTCGTGAAAAGCCCCATGGTTGCGGAAGGAATGCAGGAAGAGCTTGAGCGACTTCGACTCCACCAGCCAGCCATCCGGCACATAGTCGATGACGATATGTGCGAAATCCGGCTGCCCCGTCATCGGACAAAGCGAGGTGAACTCCGGTGCCGTGAAGCGGACGACGAAGTCCGTGCCCGCATGGCCGCTCGGCACCCTTTCCAGCACCGCCTCATCCGGGCTCTGCGGCAGGTCGACCTTTGCGCCAAGTTGTGAAAGTCCCGATACGTCCGTTTTCGTCATTTCCTTACTGCTCCACGAAGATCACGAGGATTTGGGTCTGTACAACCCAAATCCTGGCCGTGATCGATTCTAAATAGTAAGAGCGGGATGCGGGCGGAAAACCGCATACACTTTTCCTCATCCCGCTCTGGTTTTCACGCGCACGCCGTGCGCCTTCTCGCCTTCCGGCTCGACATGAATGGCTATTCTCGCGCCCGGATGAACGACGCGGATCGCGTCCTCGATACGGTCGCAAATGTCATGGGCGTCGCCGACCGGCATCGCTTCGGGCACGACCATGTGGAAATCCACGAAGATCGCCGGGCCGGCCTGCCGGGTCTTCAGATCGTGAACCCCGAGAGAGCCGCCGGCATTTGCCGCGATCGCCTGCTTGATCGCCTCCTCCTCGTCTGCCGGCACGGCCCTGTCCATCAGTCCGTCGACTGAACGCGAGATGACCTTCCAGCCCTGCAGCAGGATGTTGCCGGCGACGATCACCGCCAGCAGCGGATCGAGGATGGCGTATCCGGTGGCAATGGCAAGAAGAAGGCCAACGAGCACGCCTGCCGAGGTTATCACGTCGGAGAGAAGGTGGTGTCCGTCGGCGCTCAGCGCCGGCGAGCGATGGCGGGTACCCGCGCGGATCAGGACATAAGCCCAGATCGCGTTGATGCCGCTGGCGGCGAAGTTGATCGCAAGACCGAGCGCCGGTGCGCTTAGCAGCTCCGGCGCCATCATTTCCGGCACCGCTTCCCATATGATCAGAAGCGCCGCCACGACAATCAACACGCCTTCGATGACGGCGGAAAAATACTCCGCCTTGTGGTGCCCGAACGGGTGTGTCGCGTCCGCCGGTTTCGCGGCATAGCCGATCATTGCATAGGCGATCACCGCGGCAATAACGTTCACGATGGATTCGAGCCCGTCGGAAAGCAGCGCAACCGAACCGGTCACCCACCAGGCGAGCATCTTCAGCCCCATGACCCCGACGGAAAGCGGCATACCCCAAAAGGCCAGCCTCAGGATCGTTCTGTTATCGAAAGCAGTCATCTTCATTCCTCGTGCAGATGCAAACGAGTTGCAAATGCAAGCCCATTCAAACGCAAAACCGCCCGCGCGAATTTTCGCGCAGGCGGGTTCCAAACACCATATGGGTGATTATGCACGGCTTGTCAAAGGGCCGTGAGTGCCGGCTTGTGCCAGCCCAATTCGAGCGTCGTCAGGCGGCCTTGGTTTTCGCCCGTTTGGCAAGATGCGCGACCACATTCTCGATCATCCGCATGCCGGCGTCGCCGCCGAGCGTCATGATCGACTCCGGATGGAACTGCACCGCCGCCACCGGCTCTTTCATATGTTCGATGCCCATGATCGTGCCGTCTTCGCTCTCCGCTGTGATCATGAACTCGGGTGGCAGGCTGGAAGGATCGGCAAAGATCGAATGGTAGCGTCCGACGGTCACATCCTTGCCGAGCCCGGAGAAGACGATGCCGGGTTCCAGCACGCGGATGCGCGATGGCTTGCCGTGCATCGGGATCGCCAGTTGCCGGAGGTTGCCGCCATAGGCCTCTGCGAGCGCCTGAAGGCCGAGGCAGACCCCGAAGATCGGCAGTTCGCGCGCCCTCGCCTTCTTGATCGTCGCCTTGCAGTCGAAATCCTTCGGGCTGCCGGGCCCGGGCGAAAGCACGACGAGGTCCGGTTTGACGCGGTCGAAAATCTCCTCGGCAACCGGCGTACGCACGGTGGTGACGGTCGCGCCCGTTTGCCGGAAGTAGTTCGCCAGCGTGTGGACGAAGCTGTCCTCGTGGTCGACGAGCAGAATGTTGACGCCCGCGCCGACCGACGCAACGTCGCGCCCGGCCTTGGCGCTGTTGGCGGATTTGGCGTCGCGGATGGCTGCAATCATGGCGGATGCCTTCAGTTCGGTTTCGGCTTCTTCTTCTTCCGGATTGGAATCATAGAGCAGCGTGGCGCCCGCTCTCACCTCGGCGATCCCGTCCTTGATGCGGATGGTGCGCAAGGTCAGGCCGGTGTTCATGTCGCCATTGAAGCCGACCATGCCGATTGCGCCACCATACCATGCGCGCGGGCTCTTCTCGTGGCTCTCGATGAAGCGCATCGCCCAGAGCTTCGGCGCCCCGGTGACGGTCACCGCCCAGGCGTGGCTCAGAAAGCCATCGAAAGCGTCCATGTCATCGCGAAGCCGCCCCTCGATGTGGTCGACCGTGTGGATCAGCCGCGAATACATCTCGATCTGGCGACGCCCGATGACCTTCACCGAACCGGGCACGCAGACGCGGCTCTTGTCGTTGCGGTCGACGTCCGAGCACATGGTGAGCTCGGATTCATCCTTTTTCGAATTCAACAGCTTCAGGATCTGCTCGCTGTCGGCGATCGGGTCGTCGCCCCGCTTGATCGTGCCGGAGATCGGGCAGGTCTCGATGCGGCGGCCCGAAACCCGGACGAACATCTCTGGCGAGGCGCCAACGAGATATTCCTGGTTTCCGAGGTTGATGAAGAAGGAATAGGGCGACGGGTTGATCGCCTTCAGCCGGTTGGAAATCTCCGAAGGGCGGCTCTCGCAGCGCTCGTAAAATTTCTGTCCCGGCACGACCTCGAAGAGGTCGCCGCGACGGAAGCTTTCCTTGGCCTTGACCACGAGTTCGGCATATTCGCCCGGGCGATGATCGCCATGGGGCGGAATGCTGTCGACGGTGCGGAACGGCTCCGGCGTGATTTCCGCCGCCTTGCCCTCGGTCGAAAGGCCGCCCTTGGCAAAATCATAGCAGTCGACCCAGGCCTTCGCCGCATAGTGGTCGACGACGAGGATCTCGTCCGGGAGGAAGAGAACCATGTCGCGCTGGTCGTCCGGCCGCTGCAATTTCAGGTCGATCGCGTCGAACTGGAAGGCAAGGTCGTAGCCGAAGGCGCCATAGAAGCCGAGATTGGAATCTTCGGCCGAATGGAAAAGGTTCGTAACAGCGCGCAGCACCGTGAAGACCGTCGGCATCTTCGAGCGCTCTTCCTCGGTAAACACCCGGTCCGGCTGGTTGATGGTGAGATCGAGCCTACGCGTCGTCAACGCGCCAATGGTAATGTCTGCAACGGATTTCAGATGCTCGCCGATGAGCGCCAGCAATACCTCGCCGCGCCCGTTATAGGCTTCGATCCAGAGCGAACGACCGAAGGAAGAGATGGCGAGCGGCGGGTCGACGACAGCGGTGTCCCAGCGTGTGTAACGGCCGGGATATTCATAGTTCGAGGAAAAGACCGCGCCGCGCCGCTCATCGAGCTTGTCGACACAGGACGAGATCGCGTCCGTGTAGGACGCATCGCGCCGCCTGCGCGTGACGACAATGCCGCCTTCAGTGGTGTAGGTCTCCGCGCCGTCTTCCAGAATTACCGTTGCCATTCGCCTCGCTCCGTAAAGGCCCGGTCTTTCCACGCGGCCTGAATATGAAAAAGCCGCCTCGAAATCTCCGGGCGGCTTCATGTCTCAATCACGCATGACTGGTCAAGGCCGCCTCAGCGAGCCCACCACCAGATCGAAATGTTGCGTGCGTCTATCATGGGCGAAAGTGTTAGCGCGGCTTGCGAATGCACGCAAGCGGGAAAACGGGGTCGACGGCAGAGCTGAAATGGGCGGCTACCGCGAGCCGCCCGTTCGATCGATCGGATGCGTTGGGCCGCTTCAGAAGCGTTGCGTCAGCGAGATCTTGAAGGTTCTACCCGGCTCCGAATAGAAATCAGCCGGCTGCGTGAACGTGTTCTGGGTGTTGACGGCATCCCAATACGTCTTGTCGAAGACGTTGTAGACGCCGGCGTTCACCCGCAGACCCGGCAACTCAACCGGTTCCCACCAGCCGGTGAGATCGACGATGCCATAGCCCGGTGCCTTGAAGCTGTTGGTCGACTTGTCCGAAACGGCCATTGCAGCCGTCAGGATGACGTCGGTTCCCCAGCTTTCCGTGGCATAGCCTACACCGAGGACTCCCTTCAGCGGAGCCACGGAACCGAGCACCTCATCCGTATCGAGGTCCCGGCCATAGGCATAGGCGAGCGCGGTTCGGACGTGGACGCCGTTGCTGAAGACCTTGTGGCCCGACACCTCAACGCCGTGAATGGAGACGTTGGCGCGGTTTATCGCCTCGGTAATGCCGAGCGGGTAGCTCCCGGTCGGATCAAAACTCCAGCGCTCGTCGATGAAGTTCCTGTACCTGTTGTAGAAGGCGCTTACGCGACCGCCGAATTCCTCGTCGCCGAGATTGGCCCCGACCTCAAAACCATGGCTCGTTTCCGGCCTCAGGTCGGGATTGCCGATCTGCAGGTAGCTGCCCGGCGCACCGTAGTTCAGATAGAGCTCCTCGGCTGTCGGCGGCCGGAAAGCCATCGCCCACTGTGCGAAAAGCTCGACCTGTTCGGCTGCCTGATAGGTCGCAAGCAGCTTTGGCGACAGCGTCTGGTCGCTCTGTCCGGGTGGCAACCCGTCATAGTTGGGATTGCGCATGTAGGCGGCCGTATTCTGAGGTGAATAGTCGTACCAGTCGAAGCGGAGCCCCGGCGTCAGCGCGAAAGGACCATCACCGATCGAGATGCGATCCTGCAGGTAGATACCGACCTTCTTGCTGTCGACGTCGGGGCTATCCGACTGATTGGTATGCAGGAAGTTGCAGGAGGGGCTGGGCGCCGTGTCGCAGCTGTCCTCGCCTGAGGAATACTGGTGGAGCTTGCCGATGGCAAAATCGCCGCCGAGCGTGACCTGATGCTGCAGGAGGCCGGTATCGAAGAACTTGTCGACGTAGCCGCTGGCGCCGAAGCTCTCGTCCTCCGCTTCGTTGAGCCGCGAATACCCGCCGATCACCGAGGTGCTGCGGAAGGCGTCGACACCATTTTCGCGGAGCAGGCGCTGCCAGTAGATGGTGGCCGAAGCGCTGTCGAACCAGGCGTTATCGTCGGTCGCCTCGAATTCGTAGTCGAGCGACAGGCGCTCGCGCCGGGTATTGTCGAGCTTGTCGTAATTGCCCGGCCGATAATTGCCGAAGAGGCTTTGGCCGGACATGAAATCGATGTCCTTGTCGCGATCAAAGCGTTCCGCCGTCAGACCGAAAGTGTGGCCACTGTCAGTGTATTGCCGGACCTTGAACAGGAGGTTGTTCTGGTCGTAGTCGGCGGGATCCGCCTCGGTGCGCGTCGTCGAATAGCCGCCAACGTCGCCATTGCTCTGCCGTTCGTGTCCCCTCTTGTAGCCGCCCTGGAACAGGACGGCCGTGTTGTCGTAGCGCGCGGCGACGGCGGCGGACCCGCCGACGCTCTCGTCGTCCCCATCGTAGGCGAACTTGAAGATCCCGCCCCAGGTCCTGCCTTCTCCGATCAGGTCTTCCGGCTCCAGCGTGCGCAGGACGACGGCCCCGCCGAGCACACCGCCGCCGGCGCGGCTCGAATCGGCGCCGCGCACGATATCGATCGTCGAGAGCGCGGCAAAATCGAAGCTGTCGATGCCGCCGTCTGCATCGCGCGCGCCGTCGTCAAGGAAGGGGATCGGGATGCCGTCGATCGTCGTCAGCACGCGCGGCCCTTCGAGACCGCGAATATTGACGCTGCCGTTCGTGCGGTTGAAGTTCACACCGGGTTCAAGGCTTCTGCCCAGATCTTCGAAGCTCGATATCTGGTTGTTGTCGAGTTCCTGTTCGGTGACCCGCTCGGCAAGCGGCGTATCGGCCACCCCCTCCTTCTCGCCGTTCGTGGCGATCAGTTTCTTCAGTGCCGTTACGCGCCCCTGCTTTTCGGCGGCAGTCGCCGCCTCGGTCGCTTGGGCGTGCGAAAACGTTGTTCCGGCCAGAGTGATGAATGCCGTGCATGCGAGAAGAGCCAGGCGATGATGCCGGTTGAGCATAGACCAGTCCTTTGAGATGTTGGCCGGGCTTGCTGTTGAGCGGCAAACTCAAGGGGCTGGCTGGGCGAAGGTTTGGATGTGTGCGACGTGTCAGCGCGTCGCCTCATTTACGCCACATAAAAAACTTGAGTGAAATTGTCAATATAAATCCAGGGGTGCCGGCGAGCTTCCGATCCACGCTCGTTGCAGGTGACGTCCTCAGTTTCAGCACATTTTGAAACAGGATCTGCTCTCATGCGTTTTGGCTTCGGCCGCAACGGATGGAAAGGACCTGCATGCGCCACTCCGCCGGAATGATCCTGTTGTCCGTCTTGATTCTTTCGGGCGCAAGCCTTCCCAGAAAGGGCCCGGTGCCCGTCCCGAAACCCGCCGTCCCTGGCGAGCAGGCAACGCCAACCCCGGAGCCGAAGCCCGGGGTGCCGCCCAAGGGCGCCGAGATCAATGGCAAGACAGCTGCTCAGCCGGGCGCAGAAAAGAAAGAGGAAGCCCCCGGGGACACGACCAAGGACGACAGCGTCGAGGAAATATTCCTGCCGGTGAAAGAGGAGTCTGCCGAAGAGCACGCAACCTGCCTTGCCGACCTCAAGGCGCTCGGCGGCACATTCACTGACAGCAAGCGCATCGACGATGGCAAAGGCTGCGGTATCGACAAACCGATTCGCGTGACTGCCATCTTGCCGGGCGTCGCCTTGAAGCCGGAGGGAACGATGCGCTGCGCGACGGCACTAGCGCTTGCCCGCTGGAC
Coding sequences within:
- a CDS encoding cation diffusion facilitator family transporter — its product is MTAFDNRTILRLAFWGMPLSVGVMGLKMLAWWVTGSVALLSDGLESIVNVIAAVIAYAMIGYAAKPADATHPFGHHKAEYFSAVIEGVLIVVAALLIIWEAVPEMMAPELLSAPALGLAINFAASGINAIWAYVLIRAGTRHRSPALSADGHHLLSDVITSAGVLVGLLLAIATGYAILDPLLAVIVAGNILLQGWKVISRSVDGLMDRAVPADEEEAIKQAIAANAGGSLGVHDLKTRQAGPAIFVDFHMVVPEAMPVGDAHDICDRIEDAIRVVHPGARIAIHVEPEGEKAHGVRVKTRAG
- the trpLE gene encoding trpE operon leader peptide TrpLE; the protein is MIDARNISIWWWAR
- a CDS encoding extensin family protein; amino-acid sequence: MRHSAGMILLSVLILSGASLPRKGPVPVPKPAVPGEQATPTPEPKPGVPPKGAEINGKTAAQPGAEKKEEAPGDTTKDDSVEEIFLPVKEESAEEHATCLADLKALGGTFTDSKRIDDGKGCGIDKPIRVTAILPGVALKPEGTMRCATALALARWTKESATPAAATAFGPDTRITALNQASTYVCRLRNNATTGKISEHAHGNAVDIASFTLGDGRTIAIQPRDEDGTLTGAFQRAVTATGCLYFTTVLDPGSDAAHETHLHLDVIERKNGYRYCR
- a CDS encoding ATP-dependent Clp protease proteolytic subunit, which produces MRNDDEQEEKKTELPLGKETEANLFKSRSIFIYGTITQDLAQKVCSQLVALASASDDDIRIFVNSPGGHVESGDSIHDMIKFVKPKVWTIGTGWVASAGALIYVGAPKERRLCLPNTRFLLHQPSGGTRGMASDIEIQAREILKMNERLNKIFSEATGQPVEKIAKDTDRDYWLSAEEAKSYGLVSRIITSIADV
- a CDS encoding TonB-dependent hemoglobin/transferrin/lactoferrin family receptor, translating into MLNRHHRLALLACTAFITLAGTTFSHAQATEAATAAEKQGRVTALKKLIATNGEKEGVADTPLAERVTEQELDNNQISSFEDLGRSLEPGVNFNRTNGSVNIRGLEGPRVLTTIDGIPIPFLDDGARDADGGIDSFDFAALSTIDIVRGADSSRAGGGVLGGAVVLRTLEPEDLIGEGRTWGGIFKFAYDGDDESVGGSAAVAARYDNTAVLFQGGYKRGHERQSNGDVGGYSTTRTEADPADYDQNNLLFKVRQYTDSGHTFGLTAERFDRDKDIDFMSGQSLFGNYRPGNYDKLDNTRRERLSLDYEFEATDDNAWFDSASATIYWQRLLRENGVDAFRSTSVIGGYSRLNEAEDESFGASGYVDKFFDTGLLQHQVTLGGDFAIGKLHQYSSGEDSCDTAPSPSCNFLHTNQSDSPDVDSKKVGIYLQDRISIGDGPFALTPGLRFDWYDYSPQNTAAYMRNPNYDGLPPGQSDQTLSPKLLATYQAAEQVELFAQWAMAFRPPTAEELYLNYGAPGSYLQIGNPDLRPETSHGFEVGANLGDEEFGGRVSAFYNRYRNFIDERWSFDPTGSYPLGITEAINRANVSIHGVEVSGHKVFSNGVHVRTALAYAYGRDLDTDEVLGSVAPLKGVLGVGYATESWGTDVILTAAMAVSDKSTNSFKAPGYGIVDLTGWWEPVELPGLRVNAGVYNVFDKTYWDAVNTQNTFTQPADFYSEPGRTFKISLTQRF
- a CDS encoding anthranilate synthase, with product MATVILEDGAETYTTEGGIVVTRRRRDASYTDAISSCVDKLDERRGAVFSSNYEYPGRYTRWDTAVVDPPLAISSFGRSLWIEAYNGRGEVLLALIGEHLKSVADITIGALTTRRLDLTINQPDRVFTEEERSKMPTVFTVLRAVTNLFHSAEDSNLGFYGAFGYDLAFQFDAIDLKLQRPDDQRDMVLFLPDEILVVDHYAAKAWVDCYDFAKGGLSTEGKAAEITPEPFRTVDSIPPHGDHRPGEYAELVVKAKESFRRGDLFEVVPGQKFYERCESRPSEISNRLKAINPSPYSFFINLGNQEYLVGASPEMFVRVSGRRIETCPISGTIKRGDDPIADSEQILKLLNSKKDESELTMCSDVDRNDKSRVCVPGSVKVIGRRQIEMYSRLIHTVDHIEGRLRDDMDAFDGFLSHAWAVTVTGAPKLWAMRFIESHEKSPRAWYGGAIGMVGFNGDMNTGLTLRTIRIKDGIAEVRAGATLLYDSNPEEEEAETELKASAMIAAIRDAKSANSAKAGRDVASVGAGVNILLVDHEDSFVHTLANYFRQTGATVTTVRTPVAEEIFDRVKPDLVVLSPGPGSPKDFDCKATIKKARARELPIFGVCLGLQALAEAYGGNLRQLAIPMHGKPSRIRVLEPGIVFSGLGKDVTVGRYHSIFADPSSLPPEFMITAESEDGTIMGIEHMKEPVAAVQFHPESIMTLGGDAGMRMIENVVAHLAKRAKTKAA
- the queF gene encoding preQ(1) synthase codes for the protein MTKTDVSGLSQLGAKVDLPQSPDEAVLERVPSGHAGTDFVVRFTAPEFTSLCPMTGQPDFAHIVIDYVPDGWLVESKSLKLFLHSFRNHGAFHEDCTIDIAKRLVSLLSPKWLRIGAYWYPRGGIPIDVFWQTGKLPEGVWLPDQGVPTYRGRG